A single window of Methylacidimicrobium sp. AP8 DNA harbors:
- the lpxA gene encoding acyl-ACP--UDP-N-acetylglucosamine O-acyltransferase, producing the protein MPTLVHPTAILERGAVLGDGVEVGPYAFVGAEVRLGDGCILHHHASVTGKTEVGPGNEFFPFSSIGQKSQDLKYRGEPTFLSIGAGNCFREFVTVNRATGEGGRTVIGSGNVFLAYVHIAHDCVIGSGCIFSNNATLAGHVQVADYVTIGGLTAVHQFCRLGAYSMLGGCTKVVQDVPPYCLVDGNPARLHSLNWVGLKRRGFAKEALESLRRAYRLLFEEGRNQSQGIEAVERSGELTPEVENLLAFLRSTERGVTRPLSGS; encoded by the coding sequence ATGCCGACCCTGGTCCATCCCACGGCGATCCTCGAACGCGGAGCTGTTCTCGGAGACGGCGTCGAGGTGGGCCCCTACGCCTTTGTCGGCGCGGAGGTCCGGTTGGGGGACGGCTGCATTCTCCACCACCACGCGTCGGTGACGGGGAAAACGGAGGTCGGGCCCGGTAACGAATTTTTCCCCTTCTCTTCGATCGGTCAAAAAAGTCAGGATCTCAAGTACCGCGGCGAGCCTACATTTCTTTCGATCGGCGCGGGCAATTGCTTTCGGGAGTTCGTGACCGTCAACCGGGCGACGGGAGAAGGCGGGCGAACGGTGATCGGCTCCGGGAACGTTTTTCTTGCCTACGTCCATATTGCGCATGATTGCGTCATCGGGAGCGGCTGCATCTTCTCCAACAACGCCACCCTGGCCGGACATGTGCAGGTCGCAGACTATGTCACCATCGGCGGGCTGACGGCGGTTCACCAGTTCTGCCGGCTCGGCGCGTACTCGATGTTGGGAGGCTGCACCAAGGTGGTGCAGGATGTGCCGCCCTATTGCTTGGTCGATGGGAATCCCGCGCGGCTCCATTCCCTCAATTGGGTCGGGCTCAAGCGCCGCGGCTTCGCCAAGGAGGCGCTGGAGAGCCTTCGTCGGGCCTATCGGCTCCTCTTTGAGGAAGGGAGAAACCAGAGCCAGGGAATCGAAGCGGTCGAACGGAGCGGAGAGCTGACCCCGGAGGTGGAGAACCTCCTTGCTTTCTTGCGCTCCACCGAGCGGGGTGTCACCCGCCCGTTGAGCGGTTCCTAG
- a CDS encoding aldolase gives MSLSPMQKAPLDVPADLRPRYEQNFAEMTRGTGRLMMMAADQKVEHLNDDFYGPGIAEDDGDPEHLFRIASRARIGVMATQLGLIARYGEDYPGIRYVVKLNSKTHLIPTKMGDPDSRQWLSFEQLDRFRESSSLPILGVGYTIYPGSRAEPEMLREAARLVFEAHRRGLLAILWAYPRGAAVSDERDPHLIAGAAGLAACLGADFVKVNEPKAKDGRNAAALREAVRAAGRTRLICAGGKEESVPEFLARLHAQIHEAGAAGNATGRNIHQRPLSEAIAFCNAISAITLDGATAEQAVALYHKELSASSTTG, from the coding sequence ATGAGTCTTTCGCCCATGCAAAAAGCGCCTCTCGATGTGCCCGCCGATCTGCGGCCTCGCTATGAGCAGAACTTCGCCGAGATGACCCGGGGCACGGGTCGGCTGATGATGATGGCCGCCGACCAGAAGGTCGAGCATCTCAACGACGACTTTTACGGCCCGGGCATCGCCGAGGACGACGGGGATCCCGAGCATCTCTTCCGCATCGCCTCGCGCGCCCGGATCGGCGTCATGGCGACCCAGCTCGGGCTCATCGCGCGCTACGGAGAGGACTACCCCGGGATCCGCTACGTGGTGAAGCTCAACAGCAAGACCCACCTGATTCCCACCAAGATGGGCGATCCGGATAGCCGCCAGTGGCTCTCCTTCGAGCAGCTCGACCGCTTTCGGGAATCCTCTTCTCTTCCGATCCTCGGTGTGGGCTACACGATCTATCCGGGCAGCCGGGCGGAGCCGGAGATGCTGCGGGAAGCGGCGCGGCTGGTGTTCGAGGCGCACCGGCGCGGCTTGCTGGCGATCCTGTGGGCCTATCCAAGGGGAGCGGCCGTTTCCGATGAGCGGGATCCCCACCTGATCGCGGGTGCCGCCGGCTTGGCGGCGTGCCTGGGAGCCGATTTCGTGAAGGTGAACGAGCCGAAGGCGAAGGACGGGCGGAACGCGGCGGCGCTCCGGGAGGCAGTCCGGGCGGCTGGACGGACTCGGCTGATTTGCGCCGGGGGGAAAGAAGAGAGCGTGCCCGAATTCCTGGCGAGGCTGCATGCGCAGATCCATGAAGCAGGTGCGGCCGGGAACGCGACGGGGCGGAACATCCATCAACGGCCGCTATCCGAGGCCATCGCGTTTTGCAACGCGATCTCCGCGATCACGCTTGACGGAGCGACGGCGGAGCAAGCCGTCGCCTTGTATCACAAGGAGCTCTCCGCCTCCTCGACCACCGGATGA
- a CDS encoding sodium:proline symporter, whose product MRPSLPGGFPAIDVAVLLLYLAIVLWVGFQAGKRPKTVEQFALGGHRMPWWAVLGSLIAAETSAAFFLGTPAEGYALGNYEYLQLSLGTVLARVVVAYLFVKPYFAYRVTSIYQFLDLRFGPKTKSAASAIFLLTRLLASGARLYVAAILPVLGVKLLRGGPVSAGEELSIYAASALLLTLFTTLYTVAGGIRAVIWTDLLQAGLMLSGGILTLSLLFQKIPWGSSSPFREAARLLSALPWAETGIDPQKNLWENLGSIFSSDYTIWAALIGSTFTTMATHGADQDLVQRLLTAKNHHRSRLSLILSGLTDVPLVFLFLTIGIFLGLLARSAHDTRFPTQANEVYPYFILCGTPPGIRGLLIAAIFATAMGSLSAALNAMATSFCEDWAFRFLPAGSGDRAKLRLLRSATVLFALLCVSIACATASFVLHSPQSRILPIVLGLFGYTYGPLLGVFLLGVLTRNRGSDFGNCVAMAAGLGTVALLSGTPQGILGLVSQADADRLAWLPCVSFPWRVFVGSCSTFLVGLCFRAPAPAHPVVEEAESSL is encoded by the coding sequence ATGAGACCTTCGCTCCCCGGGGGCTTCCCTGCCATCGACGTCGCGGTTCTCCTGCTCTATCTGGCTATCGTCCTTTGGGTGGGCTTCCAGGCGGGGAAGCGCCCAAAGACCGTAGAGCAGTTCGCCCTCGGCGGGCACAGGATGCCGTGGTGGGCGGTCCTTGGCTCGCTGATCGCCGCGGAGACCAGCGCGGCCTTCTTCCTGGGTACCCCGGCGGAGGGCTACGCGCTCGGAAATTATGAATACCTCCAGCTTTCGCTCGGGACGGTCCTCGCCCGCGTGGTGGTCGCCTACCTCTTCGTCAAGCCGTATTTCGCCTATCGCGTCACCTCGATCTACCAGTTTCTCGACCTCCGTTTCGGCCCGAAGACCAAGTCGGCCGCATCGGCCATCTTCCTCCTGACGCGGCTGCTCGCCTCCGGCGCCCGGCTCTACGTTGCCGCTATCCTTCCCGTGCTCGGCGTGAAGCTGCTCCGGGGCGGCCCGGTTTCCGCCGGGGAGGAGCTCTCGATCTATGCCGCCTCCGCCCTCCTGCTCACCCTCTTCACGACGCTCTACACGGTCGCGGGCGGCATTCGGGCGGTGATCTGGACCGATCTGCTCCAGGCGGGCCTCATGCTCTCCGGCGGCATCCTGACTCTCTCCCTCCTTTTCCAAAAGATCCCCTGGGGAAGCAGTTCGCCCTTCCGGGAGGCCGCCCGGCTCTTATCCGCGCTCCCTTGGGCGGAGACGGGAATCGATCCGCAAAAGAACCTCTGGGAAAATCTCGGCTCGATCTTTTCCTCCGACTACACAATCTGGGCCGCGCTGATCGGCTCCACTTTCACCACCATGGCGACTCACGGCGCCGATCAGGATCTTGTGCAGCGCCTTCTCACGGCCAAGAACCACCACCGGAGCCGACTCTCGCTGATCCTTTCGGGGCTGACCGACGTGCCGCTGGTCTTCCTCTTCTTGACGATCGGGATCTTTTTAGGCCTCCTGGCCCGCTCCGCGCACGACACCCGCTTTCCCACGCAGGCAAACGAGGTCTACCCCTATTTCATCCTCTGCGGAACCCCTCCCGGCATCCGCGGTCTGCTCATCGCCGCGATCTTCGCGACCGCCATGGGTTCTCTTTCCGCAGCCTTGAACGCCATGGCGACCTCTTTTTGCGAGGACTGGGCCTTCCGGTTCCTTCCCGCCGGCTCCGGCGACCGGGCGAAGCTACGGCTTCTCCGGAGCGCGACGGTGCTCTTCGCTCTTTTGTGCGTCTCCATCGCCTGCGCGACCGCCTCCTTCGTCCTCCATTCCCCGCAATCCCGCATTCTTCCCATCGTCCTCGGCCTTTTCGGATACACCTACGGCCCGCTCCTGGGCGTCTTTCTGCTCGGCGTTCTTACGCGGAACCGGGGAAGCGACTTCGGAAACTGCGTGGCAATGGCGGCGGGCCTGGGGACGGTCGCCCTGCTCAGCGGTACCCCCCAGGGGATTCTCGGGCTGGTCTCGCAGGCGGACGCGGACCGACTGGCCTGGCTGCCGTGCGTCTCCTTCCCTTGGCGGGTCTTTGTGGGGAGCTGTTCGACCTTCCTCGTCGGCCTCTGCTTCCGCGCTCCCGCGCCCGCTCATCCGGTGGTCGAGGAGGCGGAGAGCTCCTTGTGA
- a CDS encoding phospho-sugar mutase, whose amino-acid sequence MRRSTTLRSPHSLRFPPQAEGKLSPSAAKHLVDFLALPDLCPVERASIAELLDAEDWEEIEHRFGPSLFFGTGGIRSRTIGRVPTAAERGGADPGEPPRFPAVGTATLNPRTVRRTALGLGRYLLRSAATRPLSAVIARDTRLFSAEFADVCADALRQLGFRVWVFPEERPTPELSFAIRRLSADAGIMVTASHNPPWDNGLKVYLSDGGQITNEVAEGVSRAIEEIPFSNPLRQEGPPGPLEPLGPDLDQAYFEAVESAILEPAAFRLATRRVRVVYTPLHGAGLRTVPALLARQGIDCSLVKGQDTPDGRFPGVSSANPEDSRSLAEAIAQASAEGRNLVLGTDPDADRLGAAVRDTAGGWRILTGNQIAALLAYYRCERTFARRAADGGAGIPVLLKTFVTTDLLRAIAESFGVRCVETLTGFKHIAAKLRRYEEIAAKNPQDRRRLIFGGEESHGCLCTDRVREKDGSAAALQLVEAAGWAARDGKTLPGLLDWLYRRFGFFAERLHTLTLEGTDGSRKRNELLASFREAPPRGPGGDPPVGTEDFETEDHWDADGELLPREPFLRFSFRGGERLAVRCSGTEPKLKFYLFHQAGAEHDLRAQEERVEARLAAWWRAIAADAQSRLSR is encoded by the coding sequence GTGCGTCGGTCCACAACCCTTCGTTCTCCGCACTCCCTTCGATTCCCTCCGCAGGCGGAGGGCAAGCTCTCTCCCAGCGCCGCGAAGCACCTTGTCGACTTCCTCGCCCTTCCCGATCTCTGCCCGGTCGAGCGGGCGAGCATCGCCGAGCTGCTCGACGCCGAGGACTGGGAGGAGATCGAACACCGGTTCGGCCCTTCCCTGTTCTTCGGCACGGGAGGAATCCGCAGCCGGACGATCGGCCGGGTTCCCACGGCGGCGGAACGGGGAGGGGCCGATCCAGGCGAGCCCCCTCGCTTCCCGGCGGTGGGAACTGCGACGCTCAACCCGAGGACGGTCCGCCGAACCGCTCTCGGGCTCGGCCGGTATTTGCTGCGCTCGGCAGCCACACGCCCCCTTTCCGCCGTGATCGCGCGCGACACCCGCCTCTTCTCCGCGGAGTTCGCCGACGTCTGCGCCGATGCCCTGCGCCAGCTCGGATTCCGCGTTTGGGTATTTCCCGAGGAGCGACCCACGCCGGAGCTTTCTTTCGCGATTCGGCGGCTCTCCGCCGACGCGGGGATCATGGTCACGGCAAGCCACAATCCCCCTTGGGATAATGGGCTCAAGGTCTATCTCTCGGACGGAGGCCAGATCACAAACGAGGTGGCCGAGGGGGTGAGCCGCGCCATCGAGGAAATCCCCTTTTCGAATCCACTTCGACAAGAAGGACCTCCCGGTCCCCTCGAGCCCCTCGGGCCCGACCTCGACCAGGCGTACTTCGAGGCGGTAGAGTCGGCGATCCTGGAGCCGGCCGCTTTCCGGCTCGCAACGCGGCGGGTTCGGGTCGTCTATACCCCATTGCACGGCGCAGGACTGCGCACCGTCCCCGCTCTGCTCGCGCGCCAAGGAATCGATTGCTCTCTTGTCAAGGGCCAGGACACCCCGGACGGTCGATTTCCCGGAGTCTCCTCGGCCAACCCGGAAGATTCCCGGTCGCTGGCGGAAGCGATCGCGCAAGCGAGCGCGGAAGGGCGTAATCTGGTCCTGGGCACCGATCCGGACGCCGACCGCTTGGGCGCCGCCGTCCGCGACACCGCCGGCGGCTGGCGCATCCTGACCGGGAATCAGATCGCGGCCTTGCTCGCTTACTACCGGTGCGAGCGGACCTTCGCCCGTCGCGCCGCCGATGGCGGCGCCGGCATTCCCGTGCTGCTCAAAACCTTCGTGACCACCGACCTGCTCCGCGCGATCGCCGAAAGCTTCGGCGTCCGTTGCGTGGAGACCCTGACCGGATTCAAGCATATCGCGGCCAAACTCCGGCGATACGAGGAGATCGCGGCAAAGAACCCGCAGGACCGCCGCCGGCTCATCTTCGGCGGAGAAGAGAGCCACGGCTGCCTCTGCACGGATCGGGTGCGGGAGAAGGACGGCAGCGCCGCCGCCCTTCAGCTCGTCGAGGCGGCAGGGTGGGCCGCCCGCGACGGGAAGACCCTGCCGGGTCTCTTGGATTGGCTCTACCGTCGGTTCGGCTTCTTTGCCGAACGGTTGCACACGCTCACCCTGGAAGGGACGGACGGCTCTAGAAAGCGCAACGAGCTTCTGGCTTCGTTTCGAGAAGCTCCTCCCCGCGGGCCGGGCGGAGACCCCCCCGTGGGCACGGAGGACTTCGAGACCGAAGACCATTGGGATGCCGACGGAGAGCTCTTGCCGAGAGAACCATTTTTGCGCTTCTCCTTCCGCGGAGGAGAGCGACTGGCCGTCCGCTGCTCGGGCACCGAGCCGAAGCTTAAGTTTTATCTTTTCCATCAGGCTGGAGCGGAGCACGACCTCCGTGCTCAGGAAGAGCGGGTCGAGGCCCGCCTCGCCGCCTGGTGGCGGGCGATCGCTGCGGACGCGCAGTCGCGCCTCTCCCGATGA
- the rpsO gene encoding 30S ribosomal protein S15, producing MLDPEKKQAIITEFRCHDSDTGSATVQVALLTQRIQQLTGHLRQHQKDHSSRRGLLRMVNRRRKLLDYLNRTEPDSYRELIGRLSLRK from the coding sequence ATGCTGGATCCGGAGAAGAAGCAAGCAATCATCACCGAATTTCGCTGTCACGACAGCGACACGGGATCGGCCACCGTCCAGGTAGCCCTTCTCACTCAAAGAATCCAGCAACTCACCGGCCACCTCCGACAGCATCAGAAGGATCACAGCTCGCGGCGCGGGCTGTTGCGGATGGTGAACCGCCGGCGCAAGTTGCTAGATTACTTGAATCGGACGGAACCCGACAGCTACCGCGAGCTGATCGGCCGGTTGTCGTTGCGCAAGTAG
- a CDS encoding polyribonucleotide nucleotidyltransferase yields the protein MELPVRVSVACGESPVILQTGQLAKLADGAAVVSCGETVVLATVVSTKSVKPEQDFLPLQVEYRERAAAAGRIPGGYFRREGRPSEKEILTARMIDRPLRPLFPKGYFYETQAIVTMLSADAQNDPDILAINATSLALMVSDIPFAGPVGAVRLGRLEGKWVVNPTHRDREFSDLDLVYVGTETEALMIEGSARELPEADFQRSLEVAHEAIEGLIRGQKEIAAKVGRAKRSYTCYLADPQIVEFAAELLGGRLEEALYLPQKQERENALDRLKAELTEKIRERFPAASDADVARAFTKLQVQMFRRRVLEEGKRCDGRRFDEVRPLSAQTGILPRVHGTALFSRGETQVLCMATLASLSEAQEIDAYGGGETTKRFLLHYNFPPFCVGEVGRIGGQSRREIGHGALAERSILQVVPPESSFPYAIRVNAEVLESNGSTSMASVCGGTLSLMDAGVPLKAPVAGISVGLVTEPDDAGGIRRYVLLTDILGLEDHYGDMDFKLAGTAQGVTGFQLDLKLPGIPIRLLQEAIERAAVARRQILAFMQQVLKAPRQELSRHAPRIETLKIHPDKIGLLIGPGGKNIKRISAESGAEISVEDDGTVRIYSPDGEAMALAREMVEELAGELVVGGLYKGRVSGIKDFGCFVEIRGKGEGLVHISELAEKPVRRVEDVVRMADEVWIKCIGIDERGRYKFSRKAALRDKRLEEEQQAGKK from the coding sequence ATGGAACTTCCAGTACGCGTATCGGTCGCTTGTGGGGAATCGCCGGTTATTTTGCAAACGGGCCAGCTGGCCAAATTGGCCGACGGTGCCGCCGTGGTCAGCTGCGGGGAGACCGTGGTGTTGGCCACCGTGGTCTCCACGAAATCGGTTAAACCGGAACAGGACTTCTTGCCTCTTCAGGTCGAATATCGGGAGCGAGCGGCCGCGGCGGGCCGCATCCCCGGAGGATATTTTCGTCGGGAGGGACGTCCGAGCGAGAAGGAGATTCTAACCGCGCGGATGATCGACCGTCCGCTGCGGCCTCTGTTCCCCAAGGGATATTTTTACGAAACGCAAGCGATCGTCACCATGCTCTCCGCCGACGCGCAAAACGACCCGGACATCCTGGCGATCAATGCGACGTCGCTGGCGCTCATGGTCTCGGACATTCCCTTTGCGGGGCCTGTGGGTGCGGTTCGCCTCGGCCGGCTCGAGGGGAAGTGGGTCGTCAATCCTACCCATCGGGATCGGGAATTTAGCGATCTGGATCTGGTTTACGTGGGAACGGAGACCGAGGCGCTCATGATTGAAGGGAGCGCCCGAGAATTGCCGGAAGCCGACTTCCAGCGGAGCCTAGAGGTGGCGCATGAGGCGATCGAGGGGCTGATCCGGGGCCAGAAGGAGATCGCGGCGAAGGTCGGACGCGCGAAAAGGTCGTATACCTGTTACCTGGCGGACCCGCAGATCGTAGAATTTGCCGCCGAATTGCTGGGCGGCCGGCTCGAAGAGGCACTCTATCTGCCGCAGAAGCAGGAGCGGGAGAACGCCCTGGATCGGTTGAAGGCGGAGCTGACCGAAAAGATCCGCGAACGATTTCCGGCCGCTTCGGACGCCGACGTGGCCAGAGCATTCACGAAGCTGCAGGTGCAGATGTTCCGCCGCCGCGTCTTGGAAGAGGGCAAGCGGTGCGACGGCAGGCGGTTCGACGAGGTGAGGCCCCTGTCGGCCCAGACGGGCATCCTCCCGCGGGTCCATGGGACGGCCCTCTTTTCCCGCGGGGAGACCCAGGTACTCTGCATGGCAACCCTGGCTTCGCTGAGCGAGGCGCAGGAAATCGATGCGTACGGGGGTGGAGAGACGACGAAGCGATTCCTCCTCCATTACAACTTCCCCCCGTTCTGCGTCGGGGAGGTGGGACGGATCGGCGGGCAGAGCCGCCGGGAGATCGGCCACGGCGCTCTGGCGGAGCGATCGATTCTTCAGGTTGTACCCCCCGAGTCGAGCTTTCCCTACGCCATCCGGGTGAACGCGGAGGTTCTGGAATCGAACGGATCGACTTCGATGGCTTCGGTTTGCGGAGGCACCCTTTCCCTCATGGATGCCGGCGTGCCGCTGAAAGCTCCGGTGGCGGGGATTTCCGTAGGGTTGGTGACCGAGCCGGACGATGCTGGGGGCATCCGGCGTTATGTTCTTCTTACCGATATCCTGGGTTTGGAAGATCATTACGGCGACATGGATTTCAAGCTGGCGGGCACGGCGCAGGGGGTCACCGGGTTTCAGCTCGACTTGAAGCTGCCGGGGATTCCGATCCGGCTCTTGCAGGAGGCGATCGAGCGCGCCGCCGTTGCCCGGCGACAGATTCTCGCCTTCATGCAGCAGGTTTTGAAGGCGCCGCGCCAAGAGCTTTCCCGGCACGCTCCCCGCATCGAGACGCTCAAGATCCATCCCGACAAGATCGGGCTGTTGATCGGACCGGGCGGCAAGAATATCAAGCGGATTTCCGCGGAAAGCGGAGCGGAGATCAGCGTGGAAGACGATGGAACCGTCCGCATCTATTCGCCCGACGGGGAAGCCATGGCGCTGGCGCGGGAGATGGTGGAGGAATTGGCGGGCGAACTGGTCGTAGGAGGCCTCTACAAAGGGCGGGTGAGCGGAATCAAGGATTTCGGCTGCTTTGTCGAAATCCGGGGCAAGGGCGAGGGTTTGGTCCATATTTCGGAGTTGGCCGAGAAGCCGGTCCGGCGAGTGGAAGACGTGGTGCGGATGGCGGATGAAGTCTGGATCAAGTGCATCGGAATCGACGAGCGTGGACGCTACAAGTTCAGCCGAAAGGCGGCCTTGCGCGACAAGCGTTTGGAAGAGGAGCAGCAGGCGGGGAAAAAGTAG
- a CDS encoding redoxin domain-containing protein, translating to MALPVGAAAPDFALKRKIPEGLEEVRLSAFRGRKVVLLFFPLAFTSVCTEEMCRMTEGLNAYERLDASILAVSVDSPFAQEAWAQREGIRIPLLSDLNKEVARAYDVLLPGLLGIGDVAARAAFVIDRQGKIAYAEVTPNPSVLPQFSAIEEAVRRIG from the coding sequence ATGGCATTGCCTGTAGGGGCGGCAGCGCCCGATTTCGCGCTGAAAAGAAAAATCCCCGAGGGCCTCGAGGAGGTCCGGCTGAGCGCTTTTCGCGGCCGGAAGGTCGTGCTTCTCTTCTTTCCCCTCGCGTTCACCAGCGTCTGCACCGAGGAGATGTGCAGAATGACCGAGGGGCTTAACGCGTATGAGCGCCTCGATGCTTCGATCCTTGCGGTAAGCGTGGACAGTCCCTTCGCGCAAGAGGCGTGGGCGCAGAGGGAAGGGATCCGGATTCCTCTTCTTTCCGACCTGAACAAGGAGGTCGCCCGGGCTTATGACGTGCTCCTCCCCGGCCTTTTAGGCATCGGCGATGTGGCCGCCCGGGCGGCTTTTGTCATCGACAGGCAAGGCAAGATTGCCTATGCGGAAGTAACTCCGAATCCAAGCGTGCTGCCCCAGTTTTCCGCCATCGAAGAGGCCGTGCGACGCATCGGTTGA
- a CDS encoding 6-phosphofructokinase: protein MAAFRVGILTSGGDCPGLNAVIRAVVAASSQRGWEVFGFIDGFEGLLSPVRYRILEEPATVGIARLGGTILGTTNCGRFATRVGVGEVRRIPKTVIDEVWETVEGLHIGGLICIGGDGSLTAAQQLSEAGLPIVGVPKTIDNDISATSSSFGFYSAVEFVTQALDRLRSTAMSHRRVMVVEVMGRYAGWIALFGGLAGGADVILLPEIPFHYEKIAHEVRKRVAEGALQTMIVVAEGARPADGQLVTQEDETEKGLAGEIRLGGIGRHVAGMIQRLTGRESREVVLGQLQRGGPPTALDRNLGMLFGVAAVRLVEERRFGEMVSFCNERVGSVPIREAVRQTKTVPPDCEELAAARAIGIAFGD from the coding sequence ATGGCGGCTTTCCGTGTCGGAATCCTCACCAGCGGCGGAGACTGCCCCGGGCTCAATGCGGTGATCCGCGCGGTGGTGGCCGCTTCCTCCCAGCGGGGCTGGGAGGTCTTCGGATTCATCGACGGCTTCGAAGGCCTGCTCTCTCCCGTCCGTTATCGAATCCTCGAAGAGCCGGCAACCGTCGGGATTGCGAGGCTGGGCGGCACCATTCTTGGCACGACCAACTGCGGGCGCTTCGCGACCCGGGTGGGCGTAGGCGAGGTCCGCCGGATCCCCAAAACGGTGATCGACGAGGTTTGGGAGACGGTGGAGGGGCTGCACATCGGCGGGCTGATCTGCATCGGCGGGGACGGTTCCCTGACGGCGGCTCAGCAGCTCTCCGAAGCGGGACTACCGATCGTCGGCGTGCCCAAGACGATCGACAACGACATCTCGGCGACTTCGAGCTCCTTCGGGTTCTATTCCGCCGTCGAGTTCGTCACCCAGGCTCTCGATCGGTTGCGATCGACGGCGATGAGCCATCGCCGGGTCATGGTCGTGGAGGTGATGGGAAGATACGCCGGTTGGATCGCGCTCTTCGGCGGGCTGGCGGGCGGAGCCGACGTGATCCTCTTGCCCGAGATTCCTTTCCATTACGAAAAGATCGCCCATGAGGTGCGCAAGCGCGTGGCGGAAGGAGCGCTCCAGACGATGATCGTCGTCGCCGAAGGGGCCCGGCCGGCCGACGGACAACTGGTGACGCAAGAGGATGAGACGGAAAAGGGGCTTGCAGGCGAGATTCGGCTGGGCGGGATCGGCCGGCATGTCGCCGGCATGATCCAGCGATTGACCGGTCGGGAGAGTCGGGAGGTGGTGTTAGGCCAGCTTCAGCGTGGAGGACCGCCCACGGCCCTCGACCGGAATCTCGGGATGCTGTTCGGAGTCGCCGCCGTGCGGTTGGTGGAGGAGAGGCGCTTCGGAGAAATGGTGTCCTTTTGCAACGAGCGTGTGGGATCGGTTCCGATTCGGGAAGCGGTTCGTCAGACCAAGACCGTGCCTCCCGACTGCGAAGAGCTTGCCGCCGCCCGCGCGATCGGCATCGCCTTCGGGGATTGA
- a CDS encoding Slp family lipoprotein translates to MVPGSHSMNPVLSSRRSFLACLALTLLLAACSPFPKEVKKEVQNQPSFAAIRSAPSRYRQHTVMLGGRILYGKHRKQCTYLEVLEHDLNPYDRPVPSDKTGGRFIVGTPSLLDLNVYRRGREITVVGRIVGSQPGRIGERRYNYPLIAATKIHLWREHVVSNHWDDPRVEWGWGYPGMDWGMGWTLMPPLTFW, encoded by the coding sequence ATGGTTCCGGGGTCCCACTCGATGAATCCGGTTCTGTCCAGTCGCAGAAGTTTCCTAGCCTGCCTCGCTCTCACCCTGCTCCTGGCCGCCTGCAGCCCCTTTCCGAAAGAGGTCAAGAAGGAGGTCCAGAATCAACCCTCCTTTGCAGCCATTCGAAGCGCTCCTTCACGCTACCGCCAACATACGGTGATGTTGGGCGGAAGGATCCTCTACGGGAAGCATCGCAAGCAGTGCACCTACCTGGAGGTGCTTGAGCATGACCTGAACCCCTACGACCGGCCCGTCCCTTCCGACAAGACCGGCGGCCGGTTTATCGTCGGCACCCCCTCGCTGCTCGACCTCAACGTCTATAGAAGGGGCCGGGAAATCACGGTCGTCGGGCGCATCGTCGGCTCCCAGCCGGGGCGGATCGGCGAAAGACGGTACAATTATCCTCTGATCGCCGCGACGAAGATCCACTTGTGGCGGGAACACGTTGTGAGCAACCACTGGGACGATCCCCGCGTGGAGTGGGGCTGGGGCTATCCCGGGATGGATTGGGGCATGGGCTGGACGTTGATGCCCCCGTTGACCTTCTGGTGA
- a CDS encoding Slp family lipoprotein, translating to MHGSALSGSRWFSIPRLVLAAALLSGCSPFSSEIKKQVQGQPSFAAIRNNPYAYRGRMVMLGGTIAQIKNLKDVTILEVLQEKLDSSDQPIDSDKIGGRFLVRTSTFLDPSVYSKGRDITVVGRLTTPQRGVIGEKPYTYPVVAATHIHLWPEYATNNAYWGYPGMGWGWGYPGMGLGMGWGFGPWWW from the coding sequence TTGCACGGATCCGCTCTTTCGGGATCTCGGTGGTTTTCTATTCCTCGCTTGGTTCTTGCTGCGGCGCTCCTATCCGGCTGCAGCCCGTTTTCCAGCGAAATCAAAAAGCAGGTGCAGGGGCAGCCGTCCTTCGCCGCGATCCGCAACAACCCTTACGCCTACCGGGGTCGGATGGTAATGCTCGGGGGCACGATCGCCCAGATTAAGAACCTTAAGGACGTCACCATCCTCGAGGTGCTCCAAGAAAAGCTCGACAGCTCCGATCAACCGATCGACTCCGACAAGATCGGGGGCCGTTTCCTCGTCCGGACCTCCACCTTCTTGGATCCTTCCGTCTACAGCAAAGGTCGAGATATCACGGTCGTCGGGCGCCTCACCACACCCCAGCGGGGGGTGATCGGCGAAAAGCCCTATACTTACCCGGTGGTGGCTGCGACGCACATCCACTTGTGGCCCGAGTACGCGACGAACAACGCTTACTGGGGCTATCCCGGCATGGGATGGGGCTGGGGCTATCCCGGCATGGGATTAGGCATGGGATGGGGCTTCGGCCCTTGGTGGTGGTGA